A genomic segment from Daphnia carinata strain CSIRO-1 chromosome 1, CSIRO_AGI_Dcar_HiC_V3, whole genome shotgun sequence encodes:
- the LOC130691844 gene encoding fumarylacetoacetase-like, with protein sequence MLSYLLPWSFFLLTLPHSRAEKICSQLRRMSFIPLPENSDFPLENLPYGIFSTANKPQQRIGVAIGEHILDLHAVAHLFNGPELKNNQNVFQESTLNSFMGLGPKAWTEARKTLQDILSTGNKTLEDDTDLRKNSLVLQSEATMHLPAKIGDYTDFYSSIIHASNVGEMFRGKDNALMPNWKYLPVGYHGRSSSIVISGTPIRRPIGQTRPNDAEPPVFDKCKLLDFELETAFFVGKSNSLGSPVPVAEAENHIFGMVLMNDWSARDIQKWEYVPLGPFLAKNFGTTISPWVVTMEALEPFKVSNYPQDPEPFAYLKHADDYNFDINLEVAIKPGGSEKEAVVCRSNFKYMYWTMKQQLAHHTVTGCNLQPGDLLGSGTISGPTNDAFGSMLELSWRGTRLVELGDGVTRKFIQDEDEVTIRGFCERDGLRIGFGKCTGKVLPALPV encoded by the exons ATGCTCAGTTACCTGTTGCCGTggtcttttttccttttgacaTTACCTCATTCGCGAGCTGAAAAAATCTGCAGCCAACTTCGGAGAATGTCGTTCATACCTCTCCCAGAAAACAGCGATTTTCCATTGGAAAACTTACCCTATGGTATATTTTCTACAGCTAATAAG CCCCAGCAAAGAATCGGCGTTGCTATTGGTGAACACATTCTTGACCTTCATGCTGTTGCTCATCTCTTCAATGGACcagaattaaaaaacaatcagAATGTTTTCCAGGAG AGCACTCTCAATAGTTTCATGGGATTAGGACCAAAAGCTTGGACTGAAGCGAGAAAAACACTGCAAGATATTTTGTCTACTGGCAACAAGACGCTCGAAGATGACACTGATTTGAGAAAAAA TTCTCTGGTCTTGCAATCGGAAGCTACCATGCACCTTCCAGCCAAGATTGGTGATTACACAGATTTCTATTCTTCCATCATCCATGCATCAAATGTTGGAGAAATGTTTAG AGGAAAAGATAATGCTCTGATGCCCAACTGGAAGTATTTGCCTGTTGGCTATCACGGTCGTTCCTCGTCGATTGTGATATCAGGAACACCAATTCGGCGTCCCATTGGGCAAACGCGACCTAATGACGCTGAGCCTCCCGTTTTTGACAAATGCAAGCTTCTTGATTTTGAACTGGAGACAGCGTTTTTCGTTGGAAAATCCAACTCTCTTGGTAGTCCCGTTCCAGTGGCAGAAGCGGAAAACCACATTTTTGGAATG GTTTTGATGAACGACTGGAGTG CCCGGGATATTCAAAAGTGGGAGTACGTTCCATTAGGTCCCTTCTTAGCTAAAAACTTTGGAACAACTATTTCACCCTGGGTTGTTACCATGGAGGCTTTAGAACCGTTTAAGGTTTCTAACTACCCCCAAGATCCCGAACCTTTTGCGTATTTAAAACACGCTGATGACTACAATTTCGACATTAACCTTGAAGTGGCTATCAAAC CTGGTGGTTCGGAGAAAGAAGCGGTCGTCTGTAGGTCAAATTTCAAGTATATGTACTGGACCATGAAACAACAGTTAGCCCACCATACTGTCACTGGGTGCAATCTTCAACCTGGCGATCTTCTTGGTTCCGGAACAATCAGTGGTCCGACTAACGATGCATTTGGATCAATGTTGGAGCTAAGCTGGCGTGGCACCCGGCTGGTTGAATTGGGCGACGGTGTTACGCGCAAGTTTATTCAAGATGAAGACGAGGTCACCATCAGAG gattttGTGAGCGAGACGGTTTACGCATTGGTTTTGGCAAATGCACGGGGAAGGTTCTTCCTGCTCTTCCGGTCTGA
- the LOC130691855 gene encoding hatching enzyme 1.2-like yields the protein MFRVTFLAFVLIGMTNQYRVIYCAPTPDGNNELSEPKMTKTTYGSSRDPIGEMPGEPLSPADFQNAKELVLGPNFQDLVDGSPNGLGGQKGLFEGDIVGVLAKETATVTGRQKGTKLNSAVVDVTLTWPSGTIPYVISASFGKRERTLIAKAILEFHNKTCLRFVPRTNQDDYINILNANGCSSNVGRAGGEQQVSLGMGCFYVGIIMHELMHAVGFWHEQSRTDRDDHVIIHWENIMKGMAYNFQKYDQGRIQYLGLPYDTGSIMHYDAYAFAEDKRYPTITSKKSDEQLGQRNGFSDADVLKLNRLYKCETNSSEETSVTTSPAATRLKPTPDKGKSTNGCLDDHKYCKIWTERGECARNSWMANHCRNSCNQCDGQCSNLNDNCIQWAQSASVKRIVHT from the exons ATGTTCCGAGTAACGTTTTTGGCGTTCGTGCTGATTGGAATGACCAATCAATACAGAGTAATTTATTGCGCTCCCACACCTGATGGCAATAACGAACTTTCTGAACCTAAAATGACCAAGACAACGTATGGCAGCAGCAGGGATCCG aTTGGAGAAATGCCTGGCGAACCCCTCAGCCCAGCAGATTTTCAAAATGCAAAGGAATTGG TTCTGGGGCCGAATTTTCAAGATTTGGTTGACGGTAGTCCAAACGGACTGGGTGGCCAGAAAGGCCTTTTTGAAGGCGACATTGTCGGCGTGTTAGCTAAAGAAACGGCCACAGTAACAGGACGACAAAAAGGGACAAAG CTGAACAGTGCCGTCGTCGACGTGACCCTAACCTGGCCATCTGGTACAATACCGTACGTGATTTCAGCATCTTTCG GAAAACGCGAACGAACTTTAATCGCCAAGGCCATTCTTGAGTTTCACAACAAAACGTGTCTTCGTTTTGTACCACGTACGAACCAGGATGACTACATCAATATCTTAAATGCAAATGG ATGTAGCAGCAACGTCGGTCGTGCAGGTGGAGAACAGCAAGTCTCTTTG GGCATGGGATGTTTCTACGTCGGCATCATCATGCACGAATTAATGCACGCCGTTGGGTTCTGG CATGAGCAAAGTCGTACCGATCGCGATGACCACGTCATAATCCACTGGGAAAACATAATGAAAG GGATGGCATACAATTTCCAGAAATATGATCAAGGCCGCATCCAATATCTTGGTCTACCCTACGATACAG GTTCCATTATGCACTACGACGCTTACGCGTTTGCTGAAGACAAGCGCTACCCTACGATTACATCTAAGAAGAGCGACGAGCAACTAGGACAGCGAAATGGGTTTAGTGAT GCGGACGTGTTAAAGTTGAACCGGTTGTACAAATGTGAAACAAATTCGAGCGAAGAAACGTCAGTTACAACTTCGCCTGCTGCCACTCGGTTGAAACCAACTCCAG ACAAAGGAAAGTCTACAAATGGATGCCTAGACGACCACAAATATTGCAAGATTTGGACAGAGAGAGGAGAATGCGCAAGAAATTCTTGGATGGCAAACCACTGCCGCAATTCTTGCAATCAATGCG atgGCCAGTGTAGTAATTTGAACGACAATTGCATCCaatg GGCCCAATCGGCGAGTGTCAAAAGAATAGTCCATACATGA
- the LOC130691853 gene encoding cytohesin-1-like isoform X2, translating to MQTQTVSSAEIFKIADLTPAEQQLLVEIRRRKTELLNEIQQLKDEIAEVTAEMESLDNTGEDSKNAARAKQMSLGRKKFNMDPKKGIEFLLQQGLLQNTPQDIAAFLYRGEGLSKTAIGDYLGEKSPFHEQVLKAFVDLHDFTDLIIVQALRQFLWSFRLPGEAQKIDRMMETFAQRYCQLNPNIFSNPDTCYVLSFSVIILNTSLHNPSVKEKPTLEKFIAMNRGINDGKDIPKDIQESIYDSIKAEPFKIPEDDGNDLMHTFFNPDREGWLWKQGGRYKSWKRRWFILNDNCLYYFEYTTDKEPRGIIPLENIQVREVPDRNKPNCFELYATGGNDFIKACKTDSEGKVVEGKHTVYRMSAAEQAEKDEWIACIRQSISHNPFYDMLAARKKKAQKSGHRTKP from the exons CAACTTAAGGATGAGATCGCCGAAGTCACGGCCGAGATGGAGAGTTTGGACAATACGGGCGAAGACAG TAAAAATGCAGCCCGAGCTAAGCAGATGTCCCTCGGACGGAAGAAATTCAACATGGACCCGAAAAAGGGCATTGAATTCCTGCTGCAACAAGGGCTCTTGCAGAACACGCCTCAAGACATTGCCGCTTTCCTCTACAG GGGAGAAGGACTGAGTAAGACGGCTATCGGTGATTACCTGGGCGAGAAAAGCCCCTTCCACGAGCAGGTCTTGAAAGCTTTCGTCGATCTGCATGACTTTACAGATCTCATCATCGTACAAGCGTTAAG ACAATTCCTGTGGAGTTTCAGACTTCCCGGTGAAGCCCAAAAGATTGACAGAATGATGGAGACCTTCGCTCAGCGGTATTGTCAGCTCAACCCCAACATTTTCTCCAATCCAG ATACCTGCTATGTTTTATCGTTTTCCGTTATCATACTCAATACGAGTTTGCACAATCCGAGCGTCAAAGAAAAACCCACGTTGGAGAAATTCATTGCCATGAACCGTGGAATCAACGATGGCAAAGATATACCGAAAGATATACAAGAA AGTATCTACGATAGCATCAAGGCTGAACCTTTCAAAATACCCGAGGACGACGGCAACGACCTGATGCACACATTCTTCAACCCAGACCGTGAAGGATGGCTATGGAAACAAG GTGGCCGGTACAAGTCGTGGAAGAGGCGCTGGTTTATTTTGAACGACAATTGTTTATACTACTTCGAGTATACCACCGACAAGGAACCGAGAGGAATTATTCCGCTAGAGAACATTCAG GTCCGTGAAGTGCCGGATAGGAACAAGCCCAACTGTTTCGAGCTTTACGCCACGGGAGGAAACGATTTCATCAAAG ccTGCAAAACGGATTCCGAGGGGAAAGTGGTTGAGGGCAAGCACACTGTATACCGAATGTCCGCTGCCGAACAAGCTGAAAAAGACGAATGGATTGCTTGCATTAG GCAAAGCATAAGCCACAATCCGTTCTACGACATGCTAGCGGCCAGGAAGAAGAAAGCCCAGAAATCTGGCCATCGAACCAAGCCCTGA
- the LOC130691876 gene encoding small ribosomal subunit protein mS40-like — translation MAARVILSQGLRQLAISPIAFTMPSKYTTNLPVLLKAGGNLSFARSFSEPNDEVASEPNPESDPSLVVDQKDASKMRNRVIPVEISMKYLKSKGYLTTYGSEPVWVKYRRNFKGQFAPETRKTCIRQEKLSTGNPCPICRDEYLILDYRNVELLKQFISPFNGAILPTLKTGLCQTKQRELLVAITKAKNYGLIAFDVPIREYDYSDYRS, via the exons ATGGCAGCCAGGGTCATATTAAGTCAGGGTTTACGGCAATTGGCAATAAGTCCAATAGCTTTCACAATGCCGTCGAAATACACAACCAACTTACCTGTGTTGTTGAAAGCTGGAGGGAATTTGTCATTCGCGCGAAGCTTTTCCGAACCCAACGATGAAGTTGCTTCCGAGCCAAATCCAGAAAGTGACCCCAGTTTAGTTGTGGATCAGAAAGATGCGTCCAAAATGCGTAATCGTGTAATTCCAGTAGAAATTAGCATGAAGTATTTAAAGAGTAAAG GGTATTTAACAACCTATGGTTCAGAGCCTGTGTGGGTTAAATATCGCAGAAATTTCAAGGGCCAGTTTGCTCCAGAGACAAGAAAGACTTGCATA agacaagaaaaattaagtaCTGGGAATCCTTGCCCAATATGCAGAGATGAGTACTTGATACTTGATTACAGAAACGTTGAATTATTAAAACAGTTTATTTCACCCTTCAATGGAGCTATTCTGCCAACACT GAAAACTGGTTTATGCCAAACTAAACAAAGGGAACTACTTGTGGCAATTACAAAAGCTAAAAATTACGGTCTAATCGCGTTTGATGTTCCCATTCGTGAATATGATTATTCTGATTATCGATCATAA
- the LOC130691853 gene encoding cytohesin-1-like isoform X3, translating to MESLDNTGEDSKNAARAKQMSLGRKKFNMDPKKGIEFLLQQGLLQNTPQDIAAFLYRGEGLSKTAIGDYLGEKSPFHEQVLKAFVDLHDFTDLIIVQALRQFLWSFRLPGEAQKIDRMMETFAQRYCQLNPNIFSNPDTCYVLSFSVIILNTSLHNPSVKEKPTLEKFIAMNRGINDGKDIPKDIQESIYDSIKAEPFKIPEDDGNDLMHTFFNPDREGWLWKQGGRYKSWKRRWFILNDNCLYYFEYTTDKEPRGIIPLENIQVREVPDRNKPNCFELYATGGNDFIKACKTDSEGKVVEGKHTVYRMSAAEQAEKDEWIACIRQSISHNPFYDMLAARKKKAQKSGHRTKP from the exons ATGGAGAGTTTGGACAATACGGGCGAAGACAG TAAAAATGCAGCCCGAGCTAAGCAGATGTCCCTCGGACGGAAGAAATTCAACATGGACCCGAAAAAGGGCATTGAATTCCTGCTGCAACAAGGGCTCTTGCAGAACACGCCTCAAGACATTGCCGCTTTCCTCTACAG GGGAGAAGGACTGAGTAAGACGGCTATCGGTGATTACCTGGGCGAGAAAAGCCCCTTCCACGAGCAGGTCTTGAAAGCTTTCGTCGATCTGCATGACTTTACAGATCTCATCATCGTACAAGCGTTAAG ACAATTCCTGTGGAGTTTCAGACTTCCCGGTGAAGCCCAAAAGATTGACAGAATGATGGAGACCTTCGCTCAGCGGTATTGTCAGCTCAACCCCAACATTTTCTCCAATCCAG ATACCTGCTATGTTTTATCGTTTTCCGTTATCATACTCAATACGAGTTTGCACAATCCGAGCGTCAAAGAAAAACCCACGTTGGAGAAATTCATTGCCATGAACCGTGGAATCAACGATGGCAAAGATATACCGAAAGATATACAAGAA AGTATCTACGATAGCATCAAGGCTGAACCTTTCAAAATACCCGAGGACGACGGCAACGACCTGATGCACACATTCTTCAACCCAGACCGTGAAGGATGGCTATGGAAACAAG GTGGCCGGTACAAGTCGTGGAAGAGGCGCTGGTTTATTTTGAACGACAATTGTTTATACTACTTCGAGTATACCACCGACAAGGAACCGAGAGGAATTATTCCGCTAGAGAACATTCAG GTCCGTGAAGTGCCGGATAGGAACAAGCCCAACTGTTTCGAGCTTTACGCCACGGGAGGAAACGATTTCATCAAAG ccTGCAAAACGGATTCCGAGGGGAAAGTGGTTGAGGGCAAGCACACTGTATACCGAATGTCCGCTGCCGAACAAGCTGAAAAAGACGAATGGATTGCTTGCATTAG GCAAAGCATAAGCCACAATCCGTTCTACGACATGCTAGCGGCCAGGAAGAAGAAAGCCCAGAAATCTGGCCATCGAACCAAGCCCTGA